GCACCGCCCCAGGAGATCGTGACCGGCCACGTGCTGCGCCCGCTCCCGCTGGCCGGACGGCACGTCGTCGTGGACCCCGGCCACCAGCTCGGCAACGCCCGCTTCCCCGCCGAGACCGCGCGGCTGGTCGAGGCCGGCGGGTTCCGCAAGGCCTGCAACACCAGCGGCACCGCCACCGACGCCGGCTACCCCGAGGCGACCTTCACCTGGGAGGTCTCCCGCCGTCTCGCCGAGCGGCTGCGTCGGGCCGGTGCCACCGTGACGCTGACCCGCGACGGTGACTCCGCCGACCGCTGGGGGCCCTGCGTGGACGAGCGGGGCACCGCCGGCAACGCCGAGGGGGCCGACCTCAAGGTCTCGGTGCACGGCGACGGGTCGTACGCCGCAGGTGCCCACGGCTTCCACGTCATCGCCGGCGACGAGGCGTCGCTGCGGGTGGCCGAGGTGGTGCGCGGCGCGCTCGAGGACGCCGGGTTCGCCCGGGCCACCTACGTCGCCGGCGGGGACGGGCTCGACCTGCGCACCGACCTGGCCACGCTCAACCTCTCCGCGATGCCCGCGGTGCTGGTCGAGCTGGGCAACATGCGCGACGCCGGCGACGCCGCGGTGATGACCAGCCCCGCGGGGCAGGAGCGGTTCGCGAGTGCGCTGGCCTCCGGCGTACGACGCTGGCTGCGGTGAGCCCGCACCCCCCGGCCGCCTCCGGCCGGACGGGTGGGGGTGGCTGCGGCACACTGGAGACATGAGCCAGCAGCGCCCGGACCTCGCCTCTCCCCTGAGCCTGGAGTTCCCGCAGTCCCTGGCGGTCTACGACGACTACGCGCAGGCGCAACGCACCGTGGACTTCCTCAGCGACGAGGAGTTCCCCGTCGAGCAGCTGATGATCGTCGGCACCGACCTCAAGCGGGTCGAGAAGATCACCGGCCGGCTGACCACGGGCCGCGTGGCGCTGAGCGGGGCGGCGTCGGGCGCGTGGTTCGGGCTGTTCGTGGGGCTGATCTTCGTGCTGCTCACCGACGAGTCCGCCCTGGCCGCCCTGCTGCCGCCGCTGCTGATCGGCGCGCTGTTCGGGTTGGTGTTCGCACTCATGGGGTACGCCGCCACGCGCGGCAAGCGCGACTTCTCCTCCGTCACCCAGGTCGTCGCCACCCGCTACGAGGTGCTGGTCGAGCACAAGTCGGCCGCCCGTGCACGCGAGCTGCTCGCCGGTCTGCCCGGGGCACTGCCGAACCCCTTCGCGTGACGGGGACGCGCCAGCGGACCCGTCGATGGTGGTCGAGCGAGCGGCACGGCTGAGCTTGAGAAGCCGTGACCCGCGTGTCGAGACCCGGTGAGGGCAGACGACCTCTCCCGACGCTCAGCGCCGGCTCGGCCGCAGCACCACGATGAACAGCGCGACGCCCAGGCCCGCGAGGAGCGGGCCGAAGGCGACGTCGGGCGAGCCGTACCACCACAGGCCGCCGCCCACGGTCATGAGGGCGGCGACCATCAGGAGGAGCAGCCTCACGTGAGCTCGCGCTTGAGGATCTTGCCGGTGGCGGTCATGGGGAGGTTCTCGACGACCTCGACCAGGCGCGGGTACTTGTAGTTGGCCATCTGCTCCTTGCCCCACGCGACGAGCTCCTCGGCGGTCGTGGTGGCGCCCGGGTTGAGGATGACGTACGCCTTGACCTCCTCGCCGTGCGACTCGTGCGGGACGCCGATGACCGCGGCCAGCGAGACGTCCTCGTGGGTCAGGAGGACCTCCTCGATCTCGCGGGGGTACACGTTGTAGCCGCCGCGGATGATCATGTCCTTGGAGCGGTCGACGATGTAGTAGAAGCCGTCGCCGTCCTTGCGGCCCAGGTCACCGGAGCGGAACCAGCCCTCGGCGTTGAGGACCTCCTCGGTCGCCTCGGGGCGGCCGTAGTAGCCCTTCATGATGTTGTGGCCCTTGATGGCGATCTCGCCGACGGCGGTCTTGCCGTCCTCCTCGAGGTCCTCGGGCACCCGCTCCCAGGAGTCGGCCTGCAGCAGACACATCTCGACGCCGGGGATCGGGGTGCCGATCGAGCCCACGCGCGGCGGCTCGCCGTACGGGCTGAAGGAGGCGACCGGGGAGGTCTCGGAGAGGCCGTAGCCCTCCAGGATCGTGACGCCGAACTTCTTCTCGAAGTCCTTGTGCACCTCCACCGGCAGGGCCGACCCACCGGCGGCGGCGACGCGGAGGTTCTTGGCGAGCGTCTCCACGTCGACCTCGGGGGTCAGGGCACCCAGGAGGCCCCAGTACATCGTCGGGACGCCGGCGAAGAAGGTGACCTGCTCCTTGAGCATCAGGCCCAGGGCGGGCTCGGCCTCGAAGCGGGGCAGCATGACGACGGTGCCGCCGTAGGCGAAGCCGCCGTTCTGGATCACGGTCTGGCCGAAGGAGTGGAACAGCGGGAGCACGCAGAGGTAGGTGTCGGGGTTCGCGGCGTCGGCACCGAAGAGAGCCTCGCCGGACAGCGCGTTGTCGCGCATGTTGCGGTGCCGCAGCTCGGCGCCCTTGGGCTGACCGGTGGTGCCGGAGGTGTAGAGGATGACCGCGGTGTCGTCCTCGTCGGTCTGGACCGTGTCGAACGTCGGCGCCTGCGAGCCGATCGCCTGGAAGAGCGTGGTCGTGCCCTCGATCGGCGACGCGGCGGCCGGGTCGGCGGTGATCATGAAGAAGTGCTCGCAGCCCGGGGTCTCGGAGAATCCCTGGTGACCGGCCTCGCCGATCGGCAGCTCCGGGGTGCCCTGGAAGCAGAACAGCGCCTTCGCCTCGGAGTCGGCGAGGTGGTAGGCCACCTCGCGGCCCTTGAGCAGCACGTTGAGCGGCACGACGGCCGCGCCGGCCTTGAGGATGCCGTAGTAGACGATCGAGAAGTAGGGCAGGTTCGGGCAGCTGAGCGCGACCTTGTCGCCGTGGCCGATGCCGCGCTCGGCGAGTGCGCCGGCGACCTGGTTGGCCAGGGTGTTCACGGTCGCGTAGTTCAGGCGCGTGTCGCCGAAGACGATGGCGTCGCGCTCGGGGTACGTCGCGGCGCTGGTCTCGAGCAGGCTCGCGAGGTTGTAGCTGGTCACTGGTGGCCTCCGTCACGTCGGGTTCGGCGCCAACCTACCGACCGGTCACGAACCCGAGCAGTGCTGCGGTCCAAAGATCGCCGCTCAGGTGGTGCGTGAGCCCAGGATGGCCGCCGCGCGGCGCAGGTCGGCGCGCACCGGCAGCACCGAGGCGTACGACGCCAGCAGCCCGATCGCGCGGACCGGACCCGGCCCGGTGATGCGGAACCGGAAGTGCACGTCGCACCCGGCCCCGGTCGGGGCGAAGGTCAGGTCGAGCGCCGCCGTGACCCGCTTCCAGGTGCCGTCCTCGGACCACTGATGCGGACGGTCGTAGGAGGTCGTGCGCATCGCCGGGCGCAGCCCGGGCGTGGTCACGTCGGTCCAGGTCTGGCCGACCCCGACCTCCCCGGTGACGTCCTCGACCGCGGCCAGGCTGGACTGCCACTGCGGGCGGTTGGCCGGCTCGACGAGGTAGTCGAAGGCCACCTCGGCCGGCACCGGGAACGGCACGGTCCCCCCGACGGTGCGCATCGTCGTACTCCTCAGAACCGCTGACCGGTGAGGCGCTCGTAGGCCTCGATGTAGCGGGACCGGGTGCGCTCGACGACCTCGGCCGGCAGCGCGGGCGGCGCCTCGCCGGACGCCTTGTCCCAGCCGGACTCGGGCGAGAGCGCCCAGTTGCGCACGATCTGCTTGTCGTAGGAGGGCTGGGTGCGGCCGGGCTCGTAGTCGTCGGCCGGCCAGAAGCGGCTGGAGTCGGGGGTGAGGACCTCGTCGCCCAGCACGGTCGCGCCGTCCGCCCTCCGCCCGAACTCCAGCTTGGTGTCGGCCAGCAGGATCCCGCGCTCGCGGGCCAGCGACTCGGCGCGGGCGTAGACCTGCAGCGTCAGGTCGCGCAGCCTGGCGGCGTCGTCGGCGCCGATGGTGGCGACGACCGCGTCGTAGGAGACGTTCTCGTCGTGGTCGCCGAGCTCGGCCTTCGTGGCGGGCGTGAAGATCGGCTGCTCGAGGCGGCTGCCGTCCACGAGGCCCTCGGGCAGCGGTACGCCGCAGACCTCGCCGGTGGCGCGGTAGTCGATGAGGCCGGAGCCGGTGAGGTAGCCGCGGGCGACGCACTCGACGGGGAACATGTCGAGCTTCTCGCAGATCACCGCGCGGCCGCGCACGGCCTCGGGGACGTCGGTGGACACGACGTGGTGCGGGACGAGGTCGGCGAGCTGCTCGAACCACCACAGCGACATCCGGGTCAGGATCTCGCCCTTGTCGGGGATGGCCGTGTCGAGCACGAAGTCGAAGATCGACAGCCGGTCGCTGGCCACCATGAGGAAGCGGCCGGCGTGCTCGCCCTCGGTGACCTCGTAGAGGTCACGCACCTTGCCGGAGTGGACGTGCCGGGTGCCGGCGATCGCGGGAGCGGGCGGGATGTTGAGGTCGGCCACGGGCCCAGCCTAGGGGTCGGGACAGGTGGTCGAGCAGCGAGGAGCGCCACTGCCGAGCGGGCCACCCCCGGTGGTCGAGCAGCGAGGAGCGCCAGCGACGAGCGGCGTCGAGACCACCCGAGACCACTCAGCCGCGGGCGCGGCGCCAGGGCGGCGGCTGCCCCTGCAGGAACCACTCCATCCGTCGCGTGATCCACGGCAGCGCGAAGTAGGTCATCGTCGGCGTCATCACCGCGATGACCAGGAAGACCCGCAGCAGCAGCGTCAGGTCGTTGACACCGGCCTGGCCGGCCAGCCAGTTGACCAGCACCGACAGCGGGTAGAACACCAGGAAGATCGTCACGGCCTGCTTCCAGCGCGGCGGCGCCTTGGGCCCGACGCGCAGGTCGCGGATGTCGCGGGAGTGCGGCTCGTCGAACCAGCCCTCGATGCCGGTACGCCGCTCCACCCGGCTCTCCACGACGCCCAGCCCGGCAGCGGAGTCACGCCACCACTGGCGCTGCGGGGAGTCCTCCCACGCCTTCAGCGACTCGGCGTCGGCGAACCGGTAGAGCATGTGCCACGTCTCGGAGTCCGCCTCCGGCCGGACCCAGCCGGCGCCGAGGAACCCCGGGAAGCGCTGGGCCAGCGACGTACCCGCCTGGAGCCAGCTGGTCATCTCGATCTCGCGACCGGGGTCGAGGTGCCGGGTGATGCTCACGGTGACGGGGGTGGACATGCCTCCTATGGTCGCGGCCCTGCTCCCGGTCCGCCACGTCGGCGCTCCTCCACAGCCTCCCCGAGTGGCCACCACCACGCCCCAGCGCGCCGAACCGGCGTATCAATGCGCCGGCTCGACCCACCCCGCACGCCGAACCGGCGTATCAATACGCCGGCTCGACCCACCCCGCACGCCGAACCGGCGTATCAATACGCCGGCTCGACCCGCTGTGCTCCACCCGCTGTGCTCCACCCGCTGTGCTCGACCCGGGTGGGTGTTGGGCGCGGGGAGAGGGTGGGGTGGTGGTCGAGCAGCAGGCGCAGCCCGCGACGGGCGAGGACGCGCCGGGGCAGCGGGGTACGGCGTACGAGCCCGACCCGCGGCGCTGGCGCATCCTCGCGGTGTCGCTGGTCGTCGGCTTCATGTCGCTGCTCGACGTCACGATCGTCAACGTCGCGATCCCCTCGATGCAGTCGGGCCTCGACACGTCCGCAGCGGCCGTGCAGTGGGTGGTGTCGGGGTACGCGCTGAGCTTCGGGCTGGTCCTCGTCATCGGCGGCCGGCTCGGCGACGCGTTCGGCAGGCGACGGCTGATGCTGATCGGCCTGAGCGGGTTCGTCGCCTCCAGTGCCCTGGTCGGGCTCGCGCCCGGGATCGAGCTCGTCGTGGCCGCCCGCCTGCTGCAGGGCATCAGCGCCGGCCTCCTCACCCCGCAGAACTCCGGCCTCATCCAGACCCTCTTCCGCGGCGCCGAGCGGGGCCGGGCGTTCGGGCTGTTCGGCTTCGTCGTCTCGATCTCCTCCGCGCTGGGCCCGGTGCTCGGCGGGCTGATCATCACCCTCGCCGGCAGCGAGGACGGCTGGCGCTGGATCTTCTGGGTCAACGTGCCGGTGGGGCTGGTGGCGCTGGTGCTGGTCGCGCGGATCGTCCCGTCCGAGGTGTCCGCCGAGGGCAGCGACCCGCGACTCGACCTCGTCGGCGCGCTGCTGGTCGGGCTGACCGTGCTGTGCGTGATCTACCCGCTGGTGAGCCTGGAGGGCGGCGGCTACCGGTGGCTGGTGCTGCTCGCGGCGGTGCCGGCGCTGGGCTGGGCGTTCGTGCGGTGGGAGCGCCGGGTGGTCGCCCGGGGCGGTGCGCCGCTGCTGGACGTCGGCCTGCTCCGGCGTACCCCCGGCTTCGCCGACGGCATCGCGGTCGGCAGCCTCTACTTCACCGGGTTCACCGGCCTGGTGCTCGTGCTCGCGATCCACCTGCAGACCGAGCTGGGGCTGGGGCCGCTGGCGGCGGGCGCGGTGCTGACCGGGTTCGCCGGAGGCTCGGCGATCTCCTCCCCACTCGCCGGCCGGGTGGTCACCCGGGTCGGGCGCCCGCTGACGGTCGCGGCCCTGGTGGTGGTGCTGCTGTCGGTGGTCGCGCTCGCGGTGGTGCTGCCCGGGCAGGACGGTGCCGGCATCGGGTGGGTCCTGACCCCGCTGCTGTTCGTCGCCGGGCTCGGTGGCGGCGCGGTCATCTCCCCCAACATCACCCTGACCCTCGACGAGGTGCCGCCGCGCATGGGCGGCGCCGCGGGCGGCGCGCTGCAGACCGGTCAGCGCATCGGCTCCGCGCTCGGCACCGCCGCCGGCGTCACCGCCTACACCGTCGTCGCCACGTCGTACGGCGCTGCCGCCGGCCTGCGCGCGGCGCTGGTCGTGGCCGCGCTCATGGTCGCCGCCTCGCTGGCCGTCGCGGTCCGCTCGCTGCGGTCGCCGCGAGGCTCTGCGTAGTCGGACGGACCGAACGGACCCGAGGGGCCATGCGCCGGACGGGACCCACGGTCCGACCGCCTCGTTCGGTCCGTCCGGCTACGGCCGACGTGCTCAGCCGGTGTTGCGCAGCCCGGCGGCGATGCCGTTGATGGTCAGCGACAGCGCGCGCTGGACGTCCTCGGGCGCCGAGGCGTCCTCGTCGTCGCCGACAGCCTCGCGAGAACGGGCCAGCATCGAGACCTGGAGGGCGTGCAGCGGCGCGAGGTAGTGGTCGCGCAGCTCGAGGGTGCGACGCAGCACCGGCGCCTGCTCGAGCAGCGCGGACTGCCCGGTCACCCGCAGCACCTCCTCGACGGTGCGCTCGTGCTCGGCGCGGATGACGTCGAAGATCCCGATCGCCTCGCTGGGCACCAGCGTCCGGACGTAGCGGCCGGCGATGTCGAGGTCGGTCTTGGTCAGCGTCATCTGCACGTTGGAGAGGAAGGTGCGGAAGAAGCTCCACGAGCCGTACATCTCCTGCAGCGTCTCCAGGCGGCCGTCCTCCCGCGCCGCGGCGAGGCCGGAGCCGACGCCGAACCAGCCGGGCAGGATGATCCGCGACTGGGTCCAGCCGAAGACCCACGGG
This genomic window from Nocardioides marinus contains:
- a CDS encoding N-acetylmuramoyl-L-alanine amidase family protein codes for the protein MRRPRAAAVVPLLLVLGAAVTLGAALGPAPAGADEVAPPQEIVTGHVLRPLPLAGRHVVVDPGHQLGNARFPAETARLVEAGGFRKACNTSGTATDAGYPEATFTWEVSRRLAERLRRAGATVTLTRDGDSADRWGPCVDERGTAGNAEGADLKVSVHGDGSYAAGAHGFHVIAGDEASLRVAEVVRGALEDAGFARATYVAGGDGLDLRTDLATLNLSAMPAVLVELGNMRDAGDAAVMTSPAGQERFASALASGVRRWLR
- a CDS encoding general stress protein, with amino-acid sequence MSQQRPDLASPLSLEFPQSLAVYDDYAQAQRTVDFLSDEEFPVEQLMIVGTDLKRVEKITGRLTTGRVALSGAASGAWFGLFVGLIFVLLTDESALAALLPPLLIGALFGLVFALMGYAATRGKRDFSSVTQVVATRYEVLVEHKSAARARELLAGLPGALPNPFA
- a CDS encoding AMP-binding protein; amino-acid sequence: MTSYNLASLLETSAATYPERDAIVFGDTRLNYATVNTLANQVAGALAERGIGHGDKVALSCPNLPYFSIVYYGILKAGAAVVPLNVLLKGREVAYHLADSEAKALFCFQGTPELPIGEAGHQGFSETPGCEHFFMITADPAAASPIEGTTTLFQAIGSQAPTFDTVQTDEDDTAVILYTSGTTGQPKGAELRHRNMRDNALSGEALFGADAANPDTYLCVLPLFHSFGQTVIQNGGFAYGGTVVMLPRFEAEPALGLMLKEQVTFFAGVPTMYWGLLGALTPEVDVETLAKNLRVAAAGGSALPVEVHKDFEKKFGVTILEGYGLSETSPVASFSPYGEPPRVGSIGTPIPGVEMCLLQADSWERVPEDLEEDGKTAVGEIAIKGHNIMKGYYGRPEATEEVLNAEGWFRSGDLGRKDGDGFYYIVDRSKDMIIRGGYNVYPREIEEVLLTHEDVSLAAVIGVPHESHGEEVKAYVILNPGATTTAEELVAWGKEQMANYKYPRLVEVVENLPMTATGKILKRELT
- a CDS encoding SRPBCC family protein — protein: MRTVGGTVPFPVPAEVAFDYLVEPANRPQWQSSLAAVEDVTGEVGVGQTWTDVTTPGLRPAMRTTSYDRPHQWSEDGTWKRVTAALDLTFAPTGAGCDVHFRFRITGPGPVRAIGLLASYASVLPVRADLRRAAAILGSRTT
- a CDS encoding phosphoribosylaminoimidazolesuccinocarboxamide synthase; this encodes MADLNIPPAPAIAGTRHVHSGKVRDLYEVTEGEHAGRFLMVASDRLSIFDFVLDTAIPDKGEILTRMSLWWFEQLADLVPHHVVSTDVPEAVRGRAVICEKLDMFPVECVARGYLTGSGLIDYRATGEVCGVPLPEGLVDGSRLEQPIFTPATKAELGDHDENVSYDAVVATIGADDAARLRDLTLQVYARAESLARERGILLADTKLEFGRRADGATVLGDEVLTPDSSRFWPADDYEPGRTQPSYDKQIVRNWALSPESGWDKASGEAPPALPAEVVERTRSRYIEAYERLTGQRF
- a CDS encoding antibiotic biosynthesis monooxygenase — protein: MSTPVTVSITRHLDPGREIEMTSWLQAGTSLAQRFPGFLGAGWVRPEADSETWHMLYRFADAESLKAWEDSPQRQWWRDSAAGLGVVESRVERRTGIEGWFDEPHSRDIRDLRVGPKAPPRWKQAVTIFLVFYPLSVLVNWLAGQAGVNDLTLLLRVFLVIAVMTPTMTYFALPWITRRMEWFLQGQPPPWRRARG
- a CDS encoding MFS transporter gives rise to the protein MVEQQAQPATGEDAPGQRGTAYEPDPRRWRILAVSLVVGFMSLLDVTIVNVAIPSMQSGLDTSAAAVQWVVSGYALSFGLVLVIGGRLGDAFGRRRLMLIGLSGFVASSALVGLAPGIELVVAARLLQGISAGLLTPQNSGLIQTLFRGAERGRAFGLFGFVVSISSALGPVLGGLIITLAGSEDGWRWIFWVNVPVGLVALVLVARIVPSEVSAEGSDPRLDLVGALLVGLTVLCVIYPLVSLEGGGYRWLVLLAAVPALGWAFVRWERRVVARGGAPLLDVGLLRRTPGFADGIAVGSLYFTGFTGLVLVLAIHLQTELGLGPLAAGAVLTGFAGGSAISSPLAGRVVTRVGRPLTVAALVVVLLSVVALAVVLPGQDGAGIGWVLTPLLFVAGLGGGAVISPNITLTLDEVPPRMGGAAGGALQTGQRIGSALGTAAGVTAYTVVATSYGAAAGLRAALVVAALMVAASLAVAVRSLRSPRGSA